A window of Proteus columbae contains these coding sequences:
- a CDS encoding iron ABC transporter substrate-binding protein — translation MAIHRRQFLTYLTTIATLSALPHSVRAAITSRIAAQFGHIPASATIHRVISAGPPTDQLLLALAPEKLLGFSSLNLEKSPLFSDELRKLPRLGRLSGRGSTLSLEALLTLEPDIIIDSGNVDETYRSLAKRVSDQTGVPYVLIDGILKDSPAQLRQTGALLGVAERAETLAQIAEQYLSDAALFVSEQKESPRFYLARGAKGLQTGARGSIHTEAIEALGFENVVDIPDFTGLTDVSPEQLLMWNPEIIITQDENAYQQITQSSVWNSIQAVKNNKVLLFKGLPFGWLDGPPGINRLMGMRRLQSHFDVRIEKQAAQDLQNYFAHFYHTQLSAEQCQQLLGYS, via the coding sequence ATGGCGATCCACAGACGACAATTTCTAACTTACCTCACGACTATTGCGACATTATCGGCACTTCCACATTCGGTAAGAGCCGCAATAACCTCGCGTATTGCAGCACAATTTGGTCATATTCCTGCATCAGCCACAATCCATCGGGTGATTAGTGCGGGACCGCCTACTGATCAATTGTTACTCGCATTAGCACCTGAAAAATTATTGGGTTTTTCCTCACTTAATTTAGAAAAAAGCCCTTTATTTTCAGATGAACTACGCAAACTCCCCCGTTTAGGACGTTTATCAGGGCGAGGAAGTACACTCTCTTTAGAAGCTTTACTGACGTTAGAGCCCGATATCATTATTGATAGTGGTAATGTGGATGAAACCTATCGCTCATTAGCGAAGCGTGTCTCTGATCAAACGGGTGTACCTTATGTGTTAATTGATGGCATATTAAAAGATAGCCCAGCTCAGTTACGCCAAACAGGGGCTTTATTAGGTGTTGCAGAAAGAGCAGAAACATTAGCGCAGATTGCAGAGCAATATCTTAGTGATGCCGCGCTTTTTGTATCTGAACAAAAAGAGAGTCCACGTTTTTATCTTGCTCGAGGTGCCAAAGGATTACAAACGGGTGCAAGAGGCTCTATTCACACAGAAGCCATTGAAGCCTTAGGTTTTGAAAACGTGGTTGATATTCCTGATTTTACTGGTTTGACTGATGTTTCCCCTGAACAACTGTTAATGTGGAACCCTGAAATTATCATCACACAAGATGAAAATGCCTATCAGCAAATCACACAAAGTTCTGTATGGAACAGCATTCAAGCCGTTAAAAACAACAAAGTGTTACTGTTTAAAGGGCTACCATTTGGTTGGTTAGATGGCCCTCCGGGTATCAACCGTTTAATGGGGATGCGTCGCTTACAGAGCCATTTTGACGTTCGAATAGAAAAGCAAGCCGCTCAAGATCTACAAAATTACTTTGCTCATTTTTACCATACGCAATTAAGTGCTGAACAATGTCAGCAATTGCTGGGGTATTCATGA